A window from Populus trichocarpa isolate Nisqually-1 chromosome 3, P.trichocarpa_v4.1, whole genome shotgun sequence encodes these proteins:
- the LOC7465822 gene encoding trihelix transcription factor ENAP1 isoform X4, with the protein MGDLIESSSVTPSTTPHSRPLPIREDCWSEEATSTLVDAWGRRYLELNRGNLRQKDWQDVADAVNALHGHTKKTYRTDVQCKNRIDTIKKKYKIEKSHVVSSNGTLTSSWPFFERLDALIGSNFNSSGKKHLSPSPPVALPLPPSYRRTPQVSSTPPPQPPALAVALPQKRPLPVDDDYFRRNYSAMAAAAAAVESDSEEDEDEEFEGGERERAEEDVEGEGIKRLALAIERFGEVYERVESEKLKQMVDLEKQRMKFAKDLEMERMRIFTETQVQLEKIKKVS; encoded by the coding sequence ATGGGAGATCTGATCGAGTCATCTTCTGTTACTCCGTCAACGACACCACACTCTCGTCCATTACCAATCCGTGAAGATTGTTGGAGTGAAGAAGCTACCTCTACTCTTGTTGATGCTTGGGGACGCCGTTATCTCGAGCTTAACAGAGGCAATCTCCGTCAAAAAGACTGGCAAGATGTTGCTGATGCCGTCAACGCGCTTCACGGCCACACCAAGAAAACGTACCGTACTGACGTCCAGTGCAAGAACCGGATCGACACCATTAAGAAGAAATACAAGATCGAGAAATCTCATGTCGTTTCCTCCAACGGAACCCTGACGTCGTCTTGGCCCTTTTTTGAACGGCTTGACGCTTTGATTGGATCCAATTTTAATTCATCCGGTAAGAAACATCTCTCACCGTCTCCTCCGGTGGCTCTTCCGCTGCCTCCGTCTTACCGGAGGACTCCTCAGGTTAGTTCTACTCCACCACCGCAGCCGCCGGCTCTGGCGGTGGCTTTGCCGCAGAAGAGGCCTTTACCGGTGGACGATGATTATTTTAGGAGGAATTATTCGGCAATGGCAGCAGCGGCGGCGGCGGTGGAATCTGATAGCGAGGAGGATGAAGATGAGGAGTTTGAGGgaggggagagggagagagcgGAGGAGGACGTGGAAGGAGAGGGGATTAAGAGATTGGCACTTGCAATAGAGAGGTTTGGGGAGGTTTATGAGAGGGTAGAGAGCGAGAAGTTGAAGCAAATGGTGGATTTGGAGAAGCAAAGGATGAAATTTGCTAAG